A part of Pieris napi chromosome 9, ilPieNapi1.2, whole genome shotgun sequence genomic DNA contains:
- the LOC125052530 gene encoding cAMP and cAMP-inhibited cGMP 3',5'-cyclic phosphodiesterase 10A-like isoform X7 — protein sequence MVDPTPRSVKSVKSRLDTIKQGDEAQHSVSKVQSHFLVPSDKLDKITRRVIAPYAEIERKDVKEEVREGPYLDINRFNVFLEDTVDLNSLLYETANVLKAVTNSSGVFVYIVDPIKNEVVLMTQNTKNPERHEVNIPIEEGKIASAHVAFTKEYLVIEDVQRDRRFAEGLKWVDAKVALCMPVLKPDGDCYAVLELFRTHCEPYDHNIIYTVVSVACWSGAAVHQAQARITLQKTAHLNSELRTLLHNYFCDLASIDTMLTDMLAVIKSFIGAMRSSFFIIDREHIGEHLQADMWDDGWSSENTTMPRRKMKVNLSQEQTPAGLVARTGQVLNLRDVYRDPRFTKEIDPTTGTVVRTSLVAPIMDKNGVIGVVQLTNKTNAHPFDTDDEMIFSVFVNYCSLIVHFYNMQTKKIYHENLNKVYSNLMGLHLLPCRHDLEELMETNGVVLPPPNFKNYNYHISEGSKEDMPGLVCSMFVETFADRNFERQNLADFVLTVLLSYRDNPYHNAEHAFVFTHTMYLMLVNNTGYFDFVEVRAQITPLLTDCAFDWTNNSHRRMLKGILMTTSDLSGSCKPFGVAKAISEAVYEEFYNQGDKERALGYTPLSMMDRRRYLNQPPEQIQFLSVVVIPCLMIVQTVFPNTGPLLENCRKTQEAWHEEIAIRGQKLWRQSVSVPRASRNLFNANTDTATN from the exons ATGGTGGATCCTACTCCGCGGAGCGTTAAATCTGTAAAAAGTCGTCTGGATACAATTAAACAAGGCGATGAAGCTCAGCATAGTGTGTCTAAAGTGCAATCACACTTTTTGGTACCATCAGACAAATTGGATAAAATAACTCGCCGTGTGATAGCGCCATATGCGGAAATAGAACGAAAGGATGTTAAGGAAGAGGTGAGAGAAGGACCTTACTTGgatataaatagatttaatGTGTTCCTAGAGGACACAGTTGATCTTAACTcattattatatgaaacagCTAATGTTTTAAAAGCTGTTACGAATAGTTCAG GCGTGTTTGTATACATTGTTGATCCGATTAAAAATGAGGTTGTTTTGATGACCCAAAACACAAAAAATCCTGAAAGGCATGAAGTTAATATACCTATAG AGGAAGGTAAAATAGCATCAGCACACGTTGCCTTTACTAAAGAATACCTAGTGATAGAAGACGTGCAAAGGGATCGTCGATTTGCGGAGGGTCTGAAGTGGGTAGACGCAAAAGTGGCACTATGTATGCCAGTACTTAAACCAGATGGCGACTGTTACGCTGTGTTAGAACTGTTTAGAACACATTGTGAACCTTACGATCAT aacataatatacactGTGGTAAGTGTGGCGTGCTGGTCGGGCGCTGCCGTGCATCAGGCTCAAGCAAGGATCACTCTCCAAAAGACAGCTCATCTTAACAGCGAGCTTAGAACGTTGCTACACAATTACTTCTGTGATCTCGCTTCTATTGATACTATGCTCACTGATATGCTG GCGGTGATAAAATCCTTTATTGGCGCTATGAGAAGTAGTTTCTTTATCATTGACCGGGAGCATATAGGTGAACACCTGCAAGCAGATATGTGGGATGATGGTTGGAGTTCGGAGAATACCACCATGCCTCGTAGGAAGATGAAAGTTAA CTTAAGCCAAGAACAGACACCAGCAGGTCTAGTCGCTCGTACAGGTCAGGTACTGAACCTACGCGATGTGTACCGCGACCCTCGGTTTACGAAAGAAATAGATCCCACCACCGGGACAGTTGTCAGAACGAGCCTTGTTGCACCCATTATGGACAAAAATGGCGTTATTG GTGTGGTccaactaacaaataaaacaaatgccCACCCATTTGACACTGACGATGAGATGATATTCAGTGTTTTTGTTAACTATTGCTCACTCATAGTCCATTTCTACAATATGCAGACCAAGAAAATATACCAT gaAAATCTTAATAAGGTTTACTCAAATCTGATGGGTTTGCATCTCTTACCGTGCAGACATGATCTAGAGGAATTGATGGAAACTAATGGAGTTGTTCTACCACCGCCCAACTTCAAAAA ttaCAATTACCACATAAGCGAAGGCAGCAAAGAAGACATGCCCGGCCTAGTTTGCTCCATGTTTGTGGAAACTTTTGCTGACCGTAATTTCGAAAGACAAAACTTAGCTGATTTTGTGCTGACCGTACTTTTGTCCTATCGGGACAATCCCTACCACAACGCGGAACACGCGTTTGTCTTTACACATACCATGTATTTGATGTTGGTTAATAATACaggatattttgattttgttgag GTTCGCGCGCAAATAACACCTCTTTTGACGGATTGTGCATTCGACTGGACAAATAACTCTCATAGGAGGATGCTTAAG GGCATATTAATGACGACAAGCGATTTGTCCGGTTCGTGTAAACCGTTTGGGGTGGCTAAAGCAATTTCTGAGGCTGTCTACGAAGAATTTTATAATCAG GGTGATAAAGAGCGGGCACTAGGCTACACTCCCCTAAGCATGATGGACAGGCGCCGGTACCTCAACCAGCCTCCCGAACAGATACAATTTCTCTCAGTGGTTGTCATCCCATGCCTCATGATTGTTCAAACTGTATTTCCCAATACAGGCCCGCTGCTTGAGAATTGCAG AAAAACTCAAGAGGCGTGGCATGAAGAGATCGCGATACGCGGACAAAAATTGTGGCGACAAAGCGTTTCCGTGCCTCGAGCCAGTCGAAACCTATTTAACGCTAATACTGACACAGCAACTAATtag
- the LOC125052530 gene encoding cAMP and cAMP-inhibited cGMP 3',5'-cyclic phosphodiesterase 10A-like isoform X4, with product MVDPTPRSVKSVKSRLDTIKQGDEAQHSVSKVQSHFLVPSDKLDKITRRVIAPYAEIERKDVKEEVREGPYLDINRFNVFLEDTVDLNSLLYETANVLKAVTNSSGVFVYIVDPIKNEVVLMTQNTKNPERHEVNIPIEEGKIASAHVAFTKEYLVIEDVQRDRRFAEGLKWVDAKVALCMPVLKPDGDCYAVLELFRTHCEPYDHNIIYTVVSVACWSGAAVHQAQARITLQKTAHLNSELRTLLHNYFCDLASIDTMLTDMLAVIKSFIGAMRSSFFIIDREHIGEHLQADMWDDGWSSENTTMPRRKMKVNLSQEQTPAGLVARTGQVLNLRDVYRDPRFTKEIDPTTGTVVRTSLVAPIMDKNGVIGVVQLTNKTNAHPFDTDDEMIFSVFVNYCSLIVHFYNMQTKKIYHENLNKVYSNLMGLHLLPCRHDLEELMETNGVVLPPPNFKNYNYHISEGSKEDMPGLVCSMFVETFADRNFERQNLADFVLTVLLSYRDNPYHNAEHAFVFTHTMYLMLVNNTGYFDFVEDKNLLSKLSIADRERIMLELKYNILCTDLAVYFQVRAQITPLLTDCAFDWTNNSHRRMLKGILMTTSDLSGSCKPFGVAKAISEAVYEEFYNQGDKERALGYTPLSMMDRRRYLNQPPEQIQFLSVVVIPCLMIVQTVFPNTGPLLENCRKTQEAWHEEIAIRGQKLWRQSVSVPRASRNLFNANTDTATN from the exons ATGGTGGATCCTACTCCGCGGAGCGTTAAATCTGTAAAAAGTCGTCTGGATACAATTAAACAAGGCGATGAAGCTCAGCATAGTGTGTCTAAAGTGCAATCACACTTTTTGGTACCATCAGACAAATTGGATAAAATAACTCGCCGTGTGATAGCGCCATATGCGGAAATAGAACGAAAGGATGTTAAGGAAGAGGTGAGAGAAGGACCTTACTTGgatataaatagatttaatGTGTTCCTAGAGGACACAGTTGATCTTAACTcattattatatgaaacagCTAATGTTTTAAAAGCTGTTACGAATAGTTCAG GCGTGTTTGTATACATTGTTGATCCGATTAAAAATGAGGTTGTTTTGATGACCCAAAACACAAAAAATCCTGAAAGGCATGAAGTTAATATACCTATAG AGGAAGGTAAAATAGCATCAGCACACGTTGCCTTTACTAAAGAATACCTAGTGATAGAAGACGTGCAAAGGGATCGTCGATTTGCGGAGGGTCTGAAGTGGGTAGACGCAAAAGTGGCACTATGTATGCCAGTACTTAAACCAGATGGCGACTGTTACGCTGTGTTAGAACTGTTTAGAACACATTGTGAACCTTACGATCAT aacataatatacactGTGGTAAGTGTGGCGTGCTGGTCGGGCGCTGCCGTGCATCAGGCTCAAGCAAGGATCACTCTCCAAAAGACAGCTCATCTTAACAGCGAGCTTAGAACGTTGCTACACAATTACTTCTGTGATCTCGCTTCTATTGATACTATGCTCACTGATATGCTG GCGGTGATAAAATCCTTTATTGGCGCTATGAGAAGTAGTTTCTTTATCATTGACCGGGAGCATATAGGTGAACACCTGCAAGCAGATATGTGGGATGATGGTTGGAGTTCGGAGAATACCACCATGCCTCGTAGGAAGATGAAAGTTAA CTTAAGCCAAGAACAGACACCAGCAGGTCTAGTCGCTCGTACAGGTCAGGTACTGAACCTACGCGATGTGTACCGCGACCCTCGGTTTACGAAAGAAATAGATCCCACCACCGGGACAGTTGTCAGAACGAGCCTTGTTGCACCCATTATGGACAAAAATGGCGTTATTG GTGTGGTccaactaacaaataaaacaaatgccCACCCATTTGACACTGACGATGAGATGATATTCAGTGTTTTTGTTAACTATTGCTCACTCATAGTCCATTTCTACAATATGCAGACCAAGAAAATATACCAT gaAAATCTTAATAAGGTTTACTCAAATCTGATGGGTTTGCATCTCTTACCGTGCAGACATGATCTAGAGGAATTGATGGAAACTAATGGAGTTGTTCTACCACCGCCCAACTTCAAAAA ttaCAATTACCACATAAGCGAAGGCAGCAAAGAAGACATGCCCGGCCTAGTTTGCTCCATGTTTGTGGAAACTTTTGCTGACCGTAATTTCGAAAGACAAAACTTAGCTGATTTTGTGCTGACCGTACTTTTGTCCTATCGGGACAATCCCTACCACAACGCGGAACACGCGTTTGTCTTTACACATACCATGTATTTGATGTTGGTTAATAATACaggatattttgattttgttgag GACAAAAATCTTTTATCCAAGCTTTCGATAGCGGACCGCGAAAGGATAATGCTagaattgaaatataatatcctCTGCACGGATTTGGCGGTTTATTTTCAG GTTCGCGCGCAAATAACACCTCTTTTGACGGATTGTGCATTCGACTGGACAAATAACTCTCATAGGAGGATGCTTAAG GGCATATTAATGACGACAAGCGATTTGTCCGGTTCGTGTAAACCGTTTGGGGTGGCTAAAGCAATTTCTGAGGCTGTCTACGAAGAATTTTATAATCAG GGTGATAAAGAGCGGGCACTAGGCTACACTCCCCTAAGCATGATGGACAGGCGCCGGTACCTCAACCAGCCTCCCGAACAGATACAATTTCTCTCAGTGGTTGTCATCCCATGCCTCATGATTGTTCAAACTGTATTTCCCAATACAGGCCCGCTGCTTGAGAATTGCAG AAAAACTCAAGAGGCGTGGCATGAAGAGATCGCGATACGCGGACAAAAATTGTGGCGACAAAGCGTTTCCGTGCCTCGAGCCAGTCGAAACCTATTTAACGCTAATACTGACACAGCAACTAATtag
- the LOC125052530 gene encoding cAMP and cAMP-inhibited cGMP 3',5'-cyclic phosphodiesterase 10A-like isoform X3 — translation MVDPTPRSVKSVKSRLDTIKQGDEAQHSVSKVQSHFLVPSDKLDKITRRVIAPYAEIERKDVKEEVREGPYLDINRFNVFLEDTVDLNSLLYETANVLKAVTNSSGVFVYIVDPIKNEVVLMTQNTKNPERHEVNIPIEEGKIASAHVAFTKEYLVIEDVQRDRRFAEGLKWVDAKVALCMPVLKPDGDCYAVLELFRTHCEPYDHNIIYTVVSVACWSGAAVHQAQARITLQKTAHLNSELRTLLHNYFCDLASIDTMLTDMLAVIKSFIGAMRSSFFIIDREHIGEHLQADMWDDGWSSENTTMPRRKMKVNLSQEQTPAGLVARTGQVLNLRDVYRDPRFTKEIDPTTGTVVRTSLVAPIMDKNGVIGVVQLTNKTNAHPFDTDDEMIFSVFVNYCSLIVHFYNMQTKKIYHENLNKVYSNLMGLHLLPCRHDLEELMETNGVVLPPPNFKNYNYHISEGSKEDMPGLVCSMFVETFADRNFERQNLADFVLTVLLSYRDNPYHNAEHAFVFTHTMYLMLVNNTGYFDFVETAGLMLAGLCHDLDHPGFNNNYLQLTRHPLASMYRSSTLEHHHYFLAKKIIEVRAQITPLLTDCAFDWTNNSHRRMLKGILMTTSDLSGSCKPFGVAKAISEAVYEEFYNQGDKERALGYTPLSMMDRRRYLNQPPEQIQFLSVVVIPCLMIVQTVFPNTGPLLENCRKTQEAWHEEIAIRGQKLWRQSVSVPRASRNLFNANTDTATN, via the exons ATGGTGGATCCTACTCCGCGGAGCGTTAAATCTGTAAAAAGTCGTCTGGATACAATTAAACAAGGCGATGAAGCTCAGCATAGTGTGTCTAAAGTGCAATCACACTTTTTGGTACCATCAGACAAATTGGATAAAATAACTCGCCGTGTGATAGCGCCATATGCGGAAATAGAACGAAAGGATGTTAAGGAAGAGGTGAGAGAAGGACCTTACTTGgatataaatagatttaatGTGTTCCTAGAGGACACAGTTGATCTTAACTcattattatatgaaacagCTAATGTTTTAAAAGCTGTTACGAATAGTTCAG GCGTGTTTGTATACATTGTTGATCCGATTAAAAATGAGGTTGTTTTGATGACCCAAAACACAAAAAATCCTGAAAGGCATGAAGTTAATATACCTATAG AGGAAGGTAAAATAGCATCAGCACACGTTGCCTTTACTAAAGAATACCTAGTGATAGAAGACGTGCAAAGGGATCGTCGATTTGCGGAGGGTCTGAAGTGGGTAGACGCAAAAGTGGCACTATGTATGCCAGTACTTAAACCAGATGGCGACTGTTACGCTGTGTTAGAACTGTTTAGAACACATTGTGAACCTTACGATCAT aacataatatacactGTGGTAAGTGTGGCGTGCTGGTCGGGCGCTGCCGTGCATCAGGCTCAAGCAAGGATCACTCTCCAAAAGACAGCTCATCTTAACAGCGAGCTTAGAACGTTGCTACACAATTACTTCTGTGATCTCGCTTCTATTGATACTATGCTCACTGATATGCTG GCGGTGATAAAATCCTTTATTGGCGCTATGAGAAGTAGTTTCTTTATCATTGACCGGGAGCATATAGGTGAACACCTGCAAGCAGATATGTGGGATGATGGTTGGAGTTCGGAGAATACCACCATGCCTCGTAGGAAGATGAAAGTTAA CTTAAGCCAAGAACAGACACCAGCAGGTCTAGTCGCTCGTACAGGTCAGGTACTGAACCTACGCGATGTGTACCGCGACCCTCGGTTTACGAAAGAAATAGATCCCACCACCGGGACAGTTGTCAGAACGAGCCTTGTTGCACCCATTATGGACAAAAATGGCGTTATTG GTGTGGTccaactaacaaataaaacaaatgccCACCCATTTGACACTGACGATGAGATGATATTCAGTGTTTTTGTTAACTATTGCTCACTCATAGTCCATTTCTACAATATGCAGACCAAGAAAATATACCAT gaAAATCTTAATAAGGTTTACTCAAATCTGATGGGTTTGCATCTCTTACCGTGCAGACATGATCTAGAGGAATTGATGGAAACTAATGGAGTTGTTCTACCACCGCCCAACTTCAAAAA ttaCAATTACCACATAAGCGAAGGCAGCAAAGAAGACATGCCCGGCCTAGTTTGCTCCATGTTTGTGGAAACTTTTGCTGACCGTAATTTCGAAAGACAAAACTTAGCTGATTTTGTGCTGACCGTACTTTTGTCCTATCGGGACAATCCCTACCACAACGCGGAACACGCGTTTGTCTTTACACATACCATGTATTTGATGTTGGTTAATAATACaggatattttgattttgttgag ACTGCAGGTCTGATGCTGGCTGGCCTGTGTCATGACCTGGATCACCCtggctttaataataattatctgcAATTGACGCGTCACCCGCTCGCTAGTATGTACCGCTCTTCAACGCTGGAACACCACCATTACTTTCTCGCTAAGAAGATTATCGAG GTTCGCGCGCAAATAACACCTCTTTTGACGGATTGTGCATTCGACTGGACAAATAACTCTCATAGGAGGATGCTTAAG GGCATATTAATGACGACAAGCGATTTGTCCGGTTCGTGTAAACCGTTTGGGGTGGCTAAAGCAATTTCTGAGGCTGTCTACGAAGAATTTTATAATCAG GGTGATAAAGAGCGGGCACTAGGCTACACTCCCCTAAGCATGATGGACAGGCGCCGGTACCTCAACCAGCCTCCCGAACAGATACAATTTCTCTCAGTGGTTGTCATCCCATGCCTCATGATTGTTCAAACTGTATTTCCCAATACAGGCCCGCTGCTTGAGAATTGCAG AAAAACTCAAGAGGCGTGGCATGAAGAGATCGCGATACGCGGACAAAAATTGTGGCGACAAAGCGTTTCCGTGCCTCGAGCCAGTCGAAACCTATTTAACGCTAATACTGACACAGCAACTAATtag
- the LOC125052530 gene encoding cAMP and cAMP-inhibited cGMP 3',5'-cyclic phosphodiesterase 10A-like isoform X5: MVDPTPRSVKSVKSRLDTIKQGDEAQHSVSKVQSHFLVPSDKLDKITRRVIAPYAEIERKDVKEEVREGPYLDINRFNVFLEDTVDLNSLLYETANVLKAVTNSSGVFVYIVDPIKNEVVLMTQNTKNPERHEVNIPIEEGKIASAHVAFTKEYLVIEDVQRDRRFAEGLKWVDAKVALCMPVLKPDGDCYAVLELFRTHCEPYDHNIIYTVVSVACWSGAAVHQAQARITLQKTAHLNSELRTLLHNYFCDLASIDTMLTDMLAVIKSFIGAMRSSFFIIDREHIGEHLQADMWDDGWSSENTTMPRRKMKVNLSQEQTPAGLVARTGQVLNLRDVYRDPRFTKEIDPTTGTVVRTSLVAPIMDKNGVIGVVQLTNKTNAHPFDTDDEMIFSVFVNYCSLIVHFYNMQTKKIYHENLNKVYSNLMGLHLLPCRHDLEELMETNGVVLPPPNFKNYNYHISEGSKEDMPGLVCSMFVETFADRNFERQNLADFVLTVLLSYRDNPYHNAEHAFVFTHTMYLMLVNNTGYFDFVETAGLMLAGLCHDLDHPGFNNNYLQLTRHPLASMYRSSTLEHHHYFLAKKIIEGILMTTSDLSGSCKPFGVAKAISEAVYEEFYNQGDKERALGYTPLSMMDRRRYLNQPPEQIQFLSVVVIPCLMIVQTVFPNTGPLLENCRKTQEAWHEEIAIRGQKLWRQSVSVPRASRNLFNANTDTATN, from the exons ATGGTGGATCCTACTCCGCGGAGCGTTAAATCTGTAAAAAGTCGTCTGGATACAATTAAACAAGGCGATGAAGCTCAGCATAGTGTGTCTAAAGTGCAATCACACTTTTTGGTACCATCAGACAAATTGGATAAAATAACTCGCCGTGTGATAGCGCCATATGCGGAAATAGAACGAAAGGATGTTAAGGAAGAGGTGAGAGAAGGACCTTACTTGgatataaatagatttaatGTGTTCCTAGAGGACACAGTTGATCTTAACTcattattatatgaaacagCTAATGTTTTAAAAGCTGTTACGAATAGTTCAG GCGTGTTTGTATACATTGTTGATCCGATTAAAAATGAGGTTGTTTTGATGACCCAAAACACAAAAAATCCTGAAAGGCATGAAGTTAATATACCTATAG AGGAAGGTAAAATAGCATCAGCACACGTTGCCTTTACTAAAGAATACCTAGTGATAGAAGACGTGCAAAGGGATCGTCGATTTGCGGAGGGTCTGAAGTGGGTAGACGCAAAAGTGGCACTATGTATGCCAGTACTTAAACCAGATGGCGACTGTTACGCTGTGTTAGAACTGTTTAGAACACATTGTGAACCTTACGATCAT aacataatatacactGTGGTAAGTGTGGCGTGCTGGTCGGGCGCTGCCGTGCATCAGGCTCAAGCAAGGATCACTCTCCAAAAGACAGCTCATCTTAACAGCGAGCTTAGAACGTTGCTACACAATTACTTCTGTGATCTCGCTTCTATTGATACTATGCTCACTGATATGCTG GCGGTGATAAAATCCTTTATTGGCGCTATGAGAAGTAGTTTCTTTATCATTGACCGGGAGCATATAGGTGAACACCTGCAAGCAGATATGTGGGATGATGGTTGGAGTTCGGAGAATACCACCATGCCTCGTAGGAAGATGAAAGTTAA CTTAAGCCAAGAACAGACACCAGCAGGTCTAGTCGCTCGTACAGGTCAGGTACTGAACCTACGCGATGTGTACCGCGACCCTCGGTTTACGAAAGAAATAGATCCCACCACCGGGACAGTTGTCAGAACGAGCCTTGTTGCACCCATTATGGACAAAAATGGCGTTATTG GTGTGGTccaactaacaaataaaacaaatgccCACCCATTTGACACTGACGATGAGATGATATTCAGTGTTTTTGTTAACTATTGCTCACTCATAGTCCATTTCTACAATATGCAGACCAAGAAAATATACCAT gaAAATCTTAATAAGGTTTACTCAAATCTGATGGGTTTGCATCTCTTACCGTGCAGACATGATCTAGAGGAATTGATGGAAACTAATGGAGTTGTTCTACCACCGCCCAACTTCAAAAA ttaCAATTACCACATAAGCGAAGGCAGCAAAGAAGACATGCCCGGCCTAGTTTGCTCCATGTTTGTGGAAACTTTTGCTGACCGTAATTTCGAAAGACAAAACTTAGCTGATTTTGTGCTGACCGTACTTTTGTCCTATCGGGACAATCCCTACCACAACGCGGAACACGCGTTTGTCTTTACACATACCATGTATTTGATGTTGGTTAATAATACaggatattttgattttgttgag ACTGCAGGTCTGATGCTGGCTGGCCTGTGTCATGACCTGGATCACCCtggctttaataataattatctgcAATTGACGCGTCACCCGCTCGCTAGTATGTACCGCTCTTCAACGCTGGAACACCACCATTACTTTCTCGCTAAGAAGATTATCGAG GGCATATTAATGACGACAAGCGATTTGTCCGGTTCGTGTAAACCGTTTGGGGTGGCTAAAGCAATTTCTGAGGCTGTCTACGAAGAATTTTATAATCAG GGTGATAAAGAGCGGGCACTAGGCTACACTCCCCTAAGCATGATGGACAGGCGCCGGTACCTCAACCAGCCTCCCGAACAGATACAATTTCTCTCAGTGGTTGTCATCCCATGCCTCATGATTGTTCAAACTGTATTTCCCAATACAGGCCCGCTGCTTGAGAATTGCAG AAAAACTCAAGAGGCGTGGCATGAAGAGATCGCGATACGCGGACAAAAATTGTGGCGACAAAGCGTTTCCGTGCCTCGAGCCAGTCGAAACCTATTTAACGCTAATACTGACACAGCAACTAATtag